From Lolium perenne isolate Kyuss_39 chromosome 5, Kyuss_2.0, whole genome shotgun sequence, a single genomic window includes:
- the LOC127304230 gene encoding uncharacterized protein, which yields METAEQHWDLLNENILEPLGYPEQRRNLFPRDDLLQLAGDDCKDLISASRKICHNLNIKRSRTCDVRKLIGKMDVLPELVIDLQASSARGAAAMALTMCLAHTPGLDLDEVTTGVPPDADVGELLDAVSGYDTRIARRIRHEEFYDKVVLAADEALEAELLKDLDKT from the exons atggagacagcggagcagcactgggacttgctcaatgagaacatcttgg agccgcttgggtacccggaacagcgccggaatttgttcccacgagacgatcttctgcaactcgcgggtgatgactgcaaggatctcatctccgcctcccgcaaaatatgccataatttgaacatcaaaaggagccgcacttgtgacgtgcgcaagcttattggtaagatggacgttctgccggagctggtgattgatctacaagcatcttcagcccgaggcgcagctgcaatggccttgaccatgtgcctagcacatactccgggtcttgatcttgatgaagtgaccacgggcgttcctccggatgcggacgtcggcgagctgctggatgcagtgagcggctacgacacccgcatcgcgcgcaggatccggcacgaggaattctacgacaaggtcgtcctcGCTGCTGACGAGGCCTTAGAAGCGGAACTTTTGAAGGATCTCGAC aaaacttaa